A DNA window from Eikenella exigua contains the following coding sequences:
- the rplE gene encoding 50S ribosomal protein L5, with product MARLREFYIETVVPALMSQFGYKSIMEVPRIEKITLNMGVGEAVADKKVMEHAVSDLEKIAGQKPVVTLARKSIAGFKIRDDYPVGCKVTLRKERMFEFLDRLISVALPRVRDFRGVNSKSFDGQGNYNMGVREQIIFPEIEYDKIDTLRGLNITITTTAKTDEEARALLSLFKFPFKG from the coding sequence ATGGCACGGTTGAGAGAGTTTTATATTGAGACGGTTGTTCCTGCGTTGATGTCGCAGTTTGGGTATAAGTCCATCATGGAGGTTCCTCGTATTGAAAAAATAACATTAAATATGGGGGTTGGTGAGGCAGTTGCTGATAAAAAAGTGATGGAGCATGCTGTTAGCGATTTGGAAAAAATTGCTGGGCAGAAGCCTGTTGTTACTTTGGCTAGAAAATCAATTGCTGGGTTTAAGATCCGTGATGACTATCCGGTTGGTTGCAAGGTTACTCTTCGTAAGGAGAGGATGTTTGAATTTTTGGATAGATTAATTTCTGTAGCTTTGCCGCGTGTTAGAGACTTTCGAGGGGTGAATAGTAAATCTTTTGATGGTCAAGGTAATTATAATATGGGTGTTCGTGAGCAGATTATTTTCCCTGAGATTGAGTACGATAAAATTGATACACTTCGTGGGTTAAATATCACGATTACTACTACTGCGAAAACGGATGAAGAGGCAAGAGCATTGCTTTCGCTTTTTAAATTTCCATTTAAGGGATAA
- the rpsN gene encoding 30S ribosomal protein S14: protein MAKKALINREAKRVALAKKYAAKRAAIFAVINDAGVSDKERFEARLKLQAIPRNASPIRQRRRCALTGRPRGTFRKFGLGRTKIREIAMRGEIPGVIKASW, encoded by the coding sequence ATGGCAAAAAAAGCTCTTATTAATCGAGAAGCTAAACGCGTTGCGCTTGCAAAAAAGTATGCTGCAAAGAGGGCTGCAATTTTTGCAGTAATTAATGATGCTGGGGTAAGTGATAAAGAGCGATTTGAGGCTCGTTTAAAGCTTCAAGCTATTCCTCGAAATGCATCACCTATTCGTCAAAGAAGACGCTGTGCTTTAACGGGTCGACCACGTGGCACCTTCCGTAAGTTTGGCTTAGGGCGTACTAAGATTCGCGAGATTGCGATGCGTGGTGAGATTCCTGGTGTTATTAAGGCCAGCTGGTAA
- the rpsH gene encoding 30S ribosomal protein S8 has protein sequence MSMHDPISDMLTRIRNAQRANKASVAMPSSKVKCAIAKVLQEEGYIDSFSVSSGVKPILEIQLKYYLGKPVIEQIKRVSRPGLRVYKGADSIPRVMNGLGIAIVSTSKGVMTGHKALAAGVGGELLCVVA, from the coding sequence ATGAGTATGCATGATCCTATTTCTGATATGCTGACTCGCATTCGTAATGCGCAGCGTGCAAATAAAGCTTCCGTTGCTATGCCTTCTTCTAAGGTGAAATGTGCAATTGCTAAAGTTCTGCAGGAGGAAGGGTATATTGATAGCTTTTCGGTATCTTCAGGTGTGAAGCCCATTTTGGAAATTCAGTTGAAATATTACCTAGGAAAGCCGGTAATTGAGCAAATTAAGAGAGTTTCTCGTCCCGGCTTAAGAGTATATAAGGGTGCAGATTCAATTCCGCGAGTTATGAATGGGTTGGGTATTGCTATCGTTAGTACATCCAAGGGTGTGATGACTGGGCATAAGGCTCTTGCCGCAGGTGTGGGTGGCGAGTTGTTGTGCGTTGTGGCTTAA
- the rplF gene encoding 50S ribosomal protein L6: protein MSRIAKNPVHVPAGLDVELGAGELVIKNKNDKLSVAVPSSISVQFADGQLVFSAVTDTKEADTMSGTIRAIAANMVKGLAEGFEKRLQLVGVGYRAQAQGSTLNLSLGFSHPVVYDMPAGVSVQTPSPTEIALKGANKQIVGQVAAEIRGFRPPEPYKGKGVRYLDEVVVLKEAKKK from the coding sequence ATGTCTCGTATAGCAAAAAATCCAGTACATGTCCCTGCTGGTCTTGATGTTGAGCTTGGGGCTGGTGAGTTAGTAATAAAGAATAAGAATGACAAGTTGAGTGTTGCGGTGCCAAGTAGCATCTCAGTTCAGTTTGCTGATGGGCAGTTAGTATTTTCTGCTGTTACTGATACTAAAGAAGCAGATACAATGTCAGGTACTATTCGGGCGATTGCAGCTAACATGGTTAAAGGGTTGGCTGAAGGATTTGAGAAAAGGTTACAGTTGGTTGGTGTGGGGTATCGTGCACAGGCCCAGGGCTCTACCTTAAATCTTTCTTTGGGATTCTCGCATCCTGTTGTTTATGATATGCCAGCAGGTGTGTCTGTTCAGACGCCGTCTCCCACGGAGATAGCGCTGAAGGGCGCCAATAAGCAAATTGTAGGGCAGGTAGCAGCTGAAATTCGTGGTTTTCGACCTCCTGAGCCTTATAAAGGTAAGGGTGTACGCTATTTGGACGAAGTGGTAGTTTTGAAAGAAGCAAAGAAAAAATAG
- the rplR gene encoding 50S ribosomal protein L18 — protein MDKYTRRARRAHKARARIKQLGEIRLCVFRSNNHIYAQIIDASGGIVLSQASTVESEVRKSLDSCSNVQAASLVGKRIAEKAKALGIERVAFDRSGFQYHGRVKALAEAARENGLNF, from the coding sequence ATGGATAAGTATACTAGAAGAGCTCGTCGCGCGCATAAAGCGCGTGCGCGCATAAAGCAACTTGGAGAGATTAGGTTGTGCGTATTTCGAAGTAATAACCATATTTACGCACAAATAATTGATGCGAGTGGTGGTATTGTTTTGTCTCAGGCTTCCACAGTAGAGTCAGAGGTAAGAAAAAGCTTAGACTCATGCAGTAATGTTCAAGCTGCATCTTTAGTGGGTAAAAGAATTGCGGAAAAAGCTAAAGCATTAGGTATTGAAAGAGTTGCTTTTGATAGATCTGGTTTTCAGTATCATGGGCGTGTCAAAGCATTGGCAGAGGCCGCTCGTGAAAATGGCCTGAATTTCTAG
- the rpsE gene encoding 30S ribosomal protein S5, with the protein MAKQDIEERNDGLIEKMVAVNRVTKVVKGGRIMAFSALTVVGDGDGRIGMGKGKSKEVPAAVQKAMDQARRSMIKVSLNNGTIHHEVVGKHGATKVFMQPAKEGSGVKAGGPMRLIFEAMGVHNISAKVHGSTNPYNIVRATLDGLVKLYTPSEVAAKRGMSVEELGV; encoded by the coding sequence ATGGCAAAGCAAGATATTGAAGAACGTAATGATGGCTTGATTGAAAAAATGGTTGCCGTTAATCGTGTCACCAAGGTGGTTAAGGGTGGTCGAATCATGGCGTTTTCAGCACTGACAGTGGTTGGTGATGGTGATGGCCGTATCGGAATGGGTAAGGGTAAATCTAAAGAAGTACCTGCTGCGGTTCAGAAAGCTATGGATCAGGCTAGACGTTCAATGATTAAGGTATCATTGAATAATGGAACTATTCACCACGAGGTGGTTGGTAAACATGGTGCTACAAAGGTGTTTATGCAGCCTGCAAAAGAAGGTAGTGGTGTAAAAGCCGGTGGCCCAATGCGACTAATTTTTGAAGCAATGGGGGTTCATAATATTTCTGCAAAAGTACATGGTTCTACTAATCCATATAATATCGTTCGAGCCACTTTAGACGGTTTGGTAAAATTATATACCCCGAGTGAGGTGGCAGCTAAACGCGGTATGTCTGTGGAAGAGTTAGGGGTTTAA
- the rpmD gene encoding 50S ribosomal protein L30 — MSTQKTIIVTLTKSLIGTVKSHRQCVQGLGLRHRHHSVEVLDTPENRGMINKVRYLLKVGG, encoded by the coding sequence ATGAGTACGCAAAAGACAATTATTGTAACGCTTACTAAGAGTTTGATTGGTACGGTTAAATCTCATCGGCAGTGTGTCCAGGGCTTGGGTTTGCGCCATCGGCATCATTCAGTTGAAGTGTTAGATACTCCTGAAAATCGTGGAATGATTAATAAAGTAAGGTATCTCTTGAAGGTTGGGGGCTAA
- the rplO gene encoding 50S ribosomal protein L15 — MFLNTIQPSAGSIHVKRRVGRGIGSGLGKTCGRGHKGQKSRAGGFHKVGFEGGQMPLQRRLPKRGFKPISSLKAAVITLSDLNKVNGKEVDILTLKQNGLLNSEVSAVKVVATGSIAKVLTVRGDVKVTKGAQAAIEAVGGVVELS, encoded by the coding sequence ATGTTTTTGAATACAATTCAACCATCTGCAGGCTCTATCCATGTTAAGCGTCGTGTTGGACGTGGTATTGGTAGTGGTCTTGGCAAAACGTGTGGTCGTGGACATAAAGGGCAAAAAAGCCGTGCTGGTGGATTTCATAAGGTTGGTTTTGAAGGCGGGCAGATGCCTCTTCAACGCCGCCTTCCCAAGAGGGGTTTTAAGCCAATCTCTTCTTTGAAAGCAGCAGTTATTACTTTGTCTGACTTGAATAAAGTAAATGGTAAAGAGGTTGATATCCTAACATTAAAACAAAACGGCTTATTAAACTCTGAGGTGAGCGCGGTTAAAGTGGTTGCTACTGGGTCTATTGCTAAAGTACTTACTGTTCGTGGCGACGTTAAGGTTACCAAAGGTGCTCAGGCAGCTATTGAGGCTGTTGGTGGGGTTGTAGAGTTGTCTTGA
- the secY gene encoding preprotein translocase subunit SecY, which produces MNDLRRRLLFLLGALIVFRVGAHIPVPGVNAAALANSFKEGNAGILGMLNLFSGGSLERFSIFAIGIMPYISASIIIQLVAEVLPSLKALKKEGEAGRRALTKYTRWGTLIVAIVQAFTAAAFVYQQPDLVVIGRSEFYISTITCLVTGTIFLMWLGEQMTERGIGNGVSLLITAGIVAALPSAVSNLLNLAITGASGYGAILFVLFGGLCLIYIVVYIESAQRKIPIHYARRQIGNRIVQGQKTHLPFKINMAGVIPPIFASSVILFPSQIIGWLDKRVDGNVFVDFIAANLSPGKSLYLVVFAAAIIFFCYFYTALVFSPREMAENLKKSGAFVPGIRPGEQTSNYLEKVVMRLTFFGALYITIICLIPEFVTGVLGIPFHLGGTSLLILVVVTMDFGTQVASYRMNQQYEHLMRKGSAKK; this is translated from the coding sequence ATGAATGATTTGAGAAGACGCCTGTTATTTTTGCTCGGGGCTCTTATCGTCTTTAGGGTAGGGGCTCATATTCCTGTGCCTGGAGTCAATGCCGCAGCACTCGCTAATAGTTTTAAGGAAGGTAATGCCGGTATCTTGGGGATGCTTAATCTCTTCTCTGGCGGTTCTTTAGAGAGGTTTAGTATTTTTGCCATAGGAATTATGCCATATATTTCAGCATCTATTATTATTCAATTGGTTGCTGAGGTGCTACCATCGTTAAAGGCCTTGAAAAAGGAAGGGGAAGCGGGACGCCGAGCTTTGACCAAATATACTCGTTGGGGAACTCTGATTGTTGCGATAGTACAAGCATTTACAGCGGCAGCGTTTGTTTATCAGCAACCAGATCTTGTAGTGATTGGACGGTCAGAGTTCTACATTTCTACAATTACGTGTCTGGTAACCGGAACCATATTCTTGATGTGGCTTGGAGAGCAGATGACTGAGCGTGGTATTGGTAATGGTGTTTCATTATTAATTACAGCAGGAATTGTGGCTGCTCTCCCTAGCGCGGTTAGTAACTTGTTGAATCTGGCAATTACTGGCGCTAGTGGCTACGGGGCAATTCTTTTTGTATTGTTCGGTGGGTTGTGCCTGATCTATATAGTTGTTTATATTGAGAGTGCTCAGCGTAAGATTCCTATTCATTATGCGCGTCGACAAATCGGGAACCGAATTGTACAAGGACAGAAAACCCATTTGCCATTTAAAATAAATATGGCAGGCGTGATTCCTCCAATTTTTGCATCTAGCGTAATTTTATTCCCGTCTCAAATTATTGGGTGGTTGGATAAAAGAGTGGATGGTAATGTATTTGTTGATTTTATCGCTGCTAATCTTTCCCCAGGTAAATCTTTATATTTGGTAGTATTTGCAGCGGCCATAATTTTCTTCTGCTATTTTTATACTGCGTTAGTATTTAGCCCAAGAGAAATGGCTGAGAATTTGAAGAAAAGTGGGGCTTTCGTCCCAGGTATTCGGCCAGGTGAACAAACCTCAAATTATTTGGAAAAAGTGGTTATGCGCCTTACCTTCTTTGGTGCGTTGTATATAACTATTATTTGCTTGATTCCAGAGTTTGTTACGGGAGTGCTCGGCATTCCATTTCATTTGGGTGGAACGTCCCTTCTTATTTTGGTTGTTGTTACTATGGACTTTGGTACTCAGGTTGCTTCCTATCGTATGAATCAGCAGTATGAGCATTTAATGAGGAAAGGTTCAGCTAAGAAGTAA
- the infA gene encoding translation initiation factor IF-1: protein MAKEDTIQMQGEVLETLPNATFKIKLENGHEVLGHISGKMRMHYIRISPGDKVTVEMTPYDLSRARIVFRAR, encoded by the coding sequence ATGGCTAAAGAAGATACTATACAAATGCAGGGCGAGGTATTGGAGACTTTGCCTAATGCGACTTTTAAAATTAAACTGGAAAATGGCCATGAAGTATTAGGACATATTTCTGGGAAGATGCGAATGCACTATATCCGGATTTCACCTGGTGATAAGGTTACTGTAGAAATGACACCTTATGACTTATCCCGTGCTCGTATCGTTTTTCGAGCTCGTTAA
- the rpmJ gene encoding 50S ribosomal protein L36, whose amino-acid sequence MRVQPSVKKICRNCKVIRRNRVVRVICTDPRHKQRQG is encoded by the coding sequence ATGCGTGTTCAACCATCGGTAAAGAAGATTTGTCGCAATTGCAAGGTTATTCGTCGCAATCGCGTTGTGAGAGTGATCTGCACAGATCCACGTCATAAACAGCGACAAGGCTAA
- the rpsM gene encoding 30S ribosomal protein S13, which produces MARVAGVNIPNNAHVVIGLQVIYGIGASRAKLICNNAAIAPDIKVKDLTEGQLDALREQVAQYEIEGDLRREITMNIKRLVDMGCYRGFRHRRGLPCRGQRTRTNARTRKGPRKAIAGKKG; this is translated from the coding sequence ATGGCTCGTGTTGCAGGAGTGAATATTCCTAATAATGCCCATGTTGTAATTGGTTTGCAGGTAATTTATGGTATTGGCGCCAGTCGCGCAAAATTGATTTGTAATAATGCAGCTATTGCTCCTGATATTAAGGTAAAGGATTTGACAGAGGGGCAGTTAGATGCTTTGCGTGAGCAGGTTGCGCAGTATGAAATTGAAGGTGATCTGCGTCGTGAAATTACTATGAATATCAAACGACTGGTTGATATGGGTTGTTATCGTGGGTTTCGTCACCGTCGTGGTTTGCCATGTCGTGGGCAGCGTACTAGGACTAATGCCCGTACTAGAAAAGGTCCTCGTAAGGCAATTGCAGGCAAAAAGGGTTAG
- the rpsK gene encoding 30S ribosomal protein S11, producing the protein MAKATIVARARKKVRKVVNDGIVHIHASFNNTIITITDRQGNVLSWATSGGAGFKGSRKSTPFAAQVAAEAAGKAAQEYGVKNLEVRIKGPGPGRESSVRSLNAIGFKIVSITDVTPLPHNGCRPPKKRRI; encoded by the coding sequence ATGGCTAAAGCAACTATAGTTGCGCGTGCGCGTAAAAAAGTACGGAAAGTAGTGAATGATGGTATTGTCCATATTCATGCCTCTTTTAATAATACTATAATTACCATTACTGATCGACAGGGTAATGTTCTGTCTTGGGCTACATCTGGTGGTGCAGGGTTTAAAGGATCTCGTAAAAGCACCCCTTTTGCCGCTCAGGTAGCTGCTGAAGCAGCTGGTAAGGCTGCGCAGGAATATGGTGTGAAAAATTTGGAAGTTCGCATTAAAGGGCCTGGGCCTGGTCGAGAGTCTTCTGTTCGTTCTCTAAATGCTATCGGTTTTAAGATTGTAAGTATTACCGATGTTACTCCATTGCCTCATAATGGATGTCGTCCACCTAAAAAACGTCGTATTTAA
- the rpsD gene encoding 30S ribosomal protein S4 has translation MARYIGPKCKLARREGSDLFLKSARRPIESKCKLENAPGQHGARRGRLSDYGIQLREKQKIRRLYGVLERQFRRYFAESSRRRGATGELLLQLLESRLDNVVYRMGFGSTRAEARQLVSHKAILVNGEVVNIPSFQVKAGDTVSVREKAKKQVRIQESLQLAAQIGLPSWVSVDVDKQEGVFRNMPDRADLYSDINEQLVVEFYSK, from the coding sequence ATGGCACGTTATATTGGCCCTAAATGCAAATTAGCTCGTCGTGAAGGTAGCGATCTTTTTTTGAAAAGTGCGCGCCGTCCTATTGAGTCAAAATGTAAACTTGAAAACGCTCCTGGTCAGCATGGTGCAAGAAGAGGTCGTTTATCTGACTATGGTATTCAGCTACGTGAGAAACAAAAAATCCGTAGATTATATGGTGTGTTAGAGAGACAGTTCCGCCGTTATTTTGCTGAATCCTCACGTCGTAGGGGTGCGACTGGCGAGCTGTTGTTGCAGCTGCTTGAGTCACGTTTGGATAACGTGGTATATCGCATGGGTTTTGGTTCTACTCGTGCGGAAGCTCGTCAGTTGGTATCCCATAAAGCAATTTTGGTGAATGGCGAAGTAGTTAATATCCCGTCTTTCCAGGTAAAAGCGGGAGATACTGTCTCTGTGCGGGAAAAAGCTAAAAAACAGGTTCGTATCCAAGAATCATTGCAATTGGCTGCTCAAATTGGCTTGCCAAGCTGGGTTTCTGTAGATGTCGATAAGCAAGAGGGCGTATTTAGAAATATGCCTGACCGTGCTGACTTGTATAGTGATATTAACGAGCAGTTAGTGGTTGAGTTTTACTCAAAATAA
- a CDS encoding DNA-directed RNA polymerase subunit alpha: MQNSTYEFLKPRQIDVDALSATRAKVFMEPFERGFGYTLGNALRRILLSSMNGFAPTEVVIDGALHEYSTLDGVQEDVVDILLNIKGVVFKLQGRDSVQVSLNKSGSGVVTAADLELPHDVEVINPEHVICRLSDNGKIELTITVEKGRGYQTVSSRDDDHKQIGAIHLDANFSPVHRVSFEVQAARVEQRTDLDCLVLDIETNGAIDPEEAVRRAARILIDQMSVFADLEGTPVEESKEEAPHIDPILLRPVDDLELTVRSANCLKAEDIYYIGDLIQRTETELLKTPNLGRKSLNEIKEVLASKGLTLGSKLDVWPPVGLDKP; encoded by the coding sequence ATGCAAAACAGCACCTATGAATTTCTGAAGCCGCGACAGATTGATGTAGATGCTTTGTCTGCAACGCGTGCAAAAGTTTTTATGGAGCCATTTGAGCGGGGTTTTGGTTATACATTAGGCAATGCGTTGCGCCGTATATTGCTATCATCAATGAATGGTTTTGCACCTACAGAGGTAGTAATTGACGGTGCACTGCATGAATATTCTACTTTAGATGGTGTTCAGGAAGATGTTGTAGACATATTGCTGAATATTAAAGGAGTGGTATTCAAGCTTCAGGGACGTGATTCGGTCCAGGTTAGCTTAAATAAATCAGGTAGTGGGGTAGTAACTGCTGCTGATTTGGAATTGCCGCATGATGTGGAAGTAATTAATCCAGAACATGTTATTTGCCGCTTGTCTGATAATGGCAAGATTGAACTGACAATTACTGTAGAAAAGGGTCGTGGCTATCAAACTGTTAGTAGCAGGGATGATGACCACAAGCAAATTGGCGCTATTCATTTGGATGCCAACTTTTCTCCTGTTCATCGTGTTAGCTTTGAGGTTCAGGCTGCTCGTGTGGAGCAGCGGACGGACTTGGATTGTTTGGTTTTAGATATTGAAACCAATGGTGCAATTGATCCGGAAGAGGCAGTGCGTCGAGCAGCTCGGATACTGATTGATCAAATGTCGGTATTTGCTGACTTGGAAGGGACACCGGTTGAAGAGTCTAAAGAAGAAGCTCCGCATATCGACCCGATTCTGCTACGCCCAGTAGATGATTTGGAATTGACTGTTCGTTCAGCGAATTGCTTGAAAGCTGAAGATATCTACTATATTGGTGATTTGATTCAGCGAACCGAAACCGAATTGCTGAAAACCCCGAATCTTGGCAGAAAATCTTTAAACGAGATTAAAGAAGTATTGGCTTCAAAAGGCTTGACCTTGGGCTCAAAATTGGATGTGTGGCCACCTGTTGGTTTAGATAAGCCTTAA
- the rplQ gene encoding 50S ribosomal protein L17, giving the protein MRHGNANRKLNRTSSHRAAMLRNMANSLLTHETIVTTLPKAKELRRVVEPLITLGKKPSLANRRTAFNRTRDRDVVVKLFDELGTRFASRNGGYVRILKYGFRKGDNAPLALVQLTDLAAEDSNTEAA; this is encoded by the coding sequence ATGCGTCATGGTAATGCCAACCGCAAATTAAACCGCACAAGCAGCCATCGTGCAGCGATGTTGCGTAATATGGCTAATTCGCTTTTAACCCATGAAACTATTGTAACTACTCTGCCTAAGGCTAAAGAGTTGAGACGAGTAGTAGAGCCTTTGATTACTTTGGGTAAGAAGCCTTCTTTGGCTAATCGTCGTACTGCCTTTAACAGAACTCGCGACAGAGATGTTGTAGTGAAACTGTTCGATGAGTTGGGTACTCGTTTTGCCAGCCGCAATGGTGGTTATGTTCGTATTTTGAAATATGGCTTCCGTAAAGGTGATAATGCGCCGTTAGCATTGGTGCAATTGACCGATTTGGCCGCTGAAGACTCAAATACTGAGGCTGCATAA
- a CDS encoding zinc-finger domain-containing protein, whose amino-acid sequence MPYQVQLPIVIPPADLPLHCSGPTHEAWDGQPRVFLPITSNGSIECSYCGSIYQLNGEVGRHH is encoded by the coding sequence ATGCCCTACCAAGTACAGCTTCCCATCGTTATCCCGCCTGCTGATCTGCCTCTACATTGCAGCGGCCCCACGCACGAAGCCTGGGATGGCCAACCGCGTGTATTTTTGCCGATTACCTCCAACGGCAGCATCGAATGCTCGTATTGTGGCAGCATCTATCAGCTCAACGGCGAAGTAGGTAGGCATCACTAA
- the waaF gene encoding lipopolysaccharide heptosyltransferase II, translated as MPKNILIISPSWIGDCVMTQPLYRHLHELHPGCRIDIFAPKWSMAVFERMPEINRILENPFAHGALRLRERWRLGKELARRGYDQVIVLPGSFKSALIARAGSIAQRTGYVGESRYPLLNDIRKLDKAALPLMVDRYTALAYPKGVPFEQRPGDFPRLAVSAAASEAAMHAHGLRHDRPAAAFCPGAEYGPAKRWPPRHFAALAKRYAAEGYQIWLFGSAKDHETAEEVQRLSGSLCTNLCGRTSLSEAIDLLALAQIVVCNDSGLMHLAAALNRPLAAVYGSSSPEHTPPLSLHAQVVSLYLECSPCFKRECPLGHTDCLNKLEPDLVYQAGCRAICSRFPEQTPETPAK; from the coding sequence ATGCCCAAAAATATCCTCATCATCTCTCCTTCTTGGATTGGCGATTGCGTGATGACGCAGCCGCTTTACCGCCACCTGCACGAATTGCATCCCGGCTGCCGGATTGACATATTTGCGCCCAAGTGGTCGATGGCCGTGTTCGAACGCATGCCCGAAATCAACCGGATTTTGGAAAACCCCTTCGCTCACGGCGCATTGCGACTGCGCGAGCGTTGGCGGCTGGGCAAGGAGCTGGCGCGGCGCGGCTATGACCAAGTGATCGTGTTGCCCGGCTCGTTTAAATCCGCGCTGATTGCCCGTGCCGGCAGCATCGCGCAGCGCACCGGCTATGTGGGCGAGAGCCGCTACCCGCTGCTCAACGACATCCGCAAGCTGGATAAGGCTGCGCTGCCGCTGATGGTTGATCGTTACACTGCCTTGGCCTACCCGAAAGGCGTGCCGTTCGAGCAGCGCCCCGGCGATTTCCCGCGCCTCGCCGTTTCCGCTGCCGCCAGCGAAGCCGCTATGCATGCCCATGGTTTGAGGCACGACCGCCCCGCGGCCGCTTTCTGCCCCGGTGCGGAATACGGCCCGGCCAAACGCTGGCCGCCACGCCATTTTGCCGCATTGGCCAAACGCTATGCCGCTGAAGGCTATCAGATTTGGTTGTTCGGCTCGGCCAAAGACCACGAAACCGCCGAAGAAGTACAGCGGCTTTCAGGTAGCCTTTGTACCAATTTGTGTGGACGGACCAGCCTTTCCGAAGCCATCGATTTGCTCGCCCTTGCGCAAATCGTGGTGTGCAATGACAGCGGCCTGATGCACCTGGCTGCCGCGCTGAATCGCCCGCTGGCTGCCGTGTACGGCTCGTCTAGCCCAGAGCATACCCCGCCCCTGAGCTTGCATGCGCAGGTGGTGAGCCTGTACCTCGAGTGCAGCCCCTGCTTCAAACGCGAATGCCCGCTGGGCCACACCGACTGCCTCAACAAGCTCGAGCCGGATTTGGTGTACCAAGCCGGCTGCCGTGCCATCTGCTCCCGCTTCCCCGAACAAACGCCTGAAACTCCAGCAAAATGA